TTCTTCGAGGGATGTCGGAGCGCCGTAGACCATCAGCGAAGAGTCATCGGCCGAAAGATGAATCTTAAGGTTGTCGTGGTCGAGTTCGTTCTGGATGCGGGTGACGGCGTGTTCAATCGGTTTGCGGATATCCACAGGCTGGAAGGCCGGTTTGGGCGGGTTGGCAAATTCGTTGATTTTATCAACAATCTGGTTGAGCCGGTCAACTTCATGATTGACCTCTTTGCTGAATTCAGCGCGGAAATCGGGATCTTCGTAACGTTCCGGAAGCATTTGTGAAAAAGTTTTAATGGCCACGAGCGGGTTGCGTATTTCGTGGCTCATGCTGGAGGCGAGTTCGTTCCAGAAAGAGGCGCGTTCAAGCTGCTCTTCTTTTTCCTGCAGCAGTTTTGCGCCGGTAATATCGCGGAGCATCATCATGGCTCCGACGCAACCTGCGTTGTCTGTGAGGCACCGGGTCTCGGCAGATACGGTAAGTTTGGTTCGGTTGTCGGTCCATTCAGTAACGTCGTGCGCGGTCTGGTTTCCGATGGTTCTTCGGAACAAGTCTGCAATACGGGAACCGAGTGTTTCAACCCGCCGGCCGATGATGTCTGTTTCTTCCGGTTTGAGTATTTCTCGTGCGCTGGAGTTGAACCAGCGTATGGTGGCTTTTTCATCGCACGCCACAATGCCGAAGGGGATTGAGTGCAGGACCGTTTCCGCGAGAGCTTTCTGGAGGGCGGTTTCTTCGTATTGGAACGCTTTTTCAAGGGTGGTGGATATATGGTCAGCAAGTCCGGTGAGATCTTCGAGGTCGGCGACCTCGAAAGGAATGCCGGTGGAGCGCTGACCAACGAAGATCCAGCCCTTAATTCGGCCGGCGGCATAAATGGGAATGATGATCTCACCACCGAGGGAGTCGAGCATCTGCTTGAGCATGGCCCGTTCCTGGGGATCGGCAATGTTCTCAAGGGTTTTTCGCGATACCAGATGGGTATTCATTTCCAGCCATCGAATGAACGCATCGTGCGGATGGATGCTCAGTTGTTCTGTGGCGGCTAGGCAGCGGGTGCCTGCCTGGAATATATAGTCGGCCTGCGGGTCGGGCTGAATGAAGATACCGGCCCGCGACACCCGTGCGGTGGCCACAAGGCCTTCCACAACACTTTCGAACAGGGCATCAACGTTGTCGAAGTTGCGCTGGGCTTTGGAGAAATTCTGAAGTGGTGCTGAAAAAAAACTGCGCGGTTGTGGCCGCTGCTCGCTTTTACGGGCATTCAGCTTGGTGAGCTCTTCTTCCAGAATGCGGGTTTTCTGACGGAGCATCTGGCATTCAATGGCCTGTTTCAGCAGGGCTTGTAGTGCACGGCGTTCCGGCTCGAAAGAGGTTCTGGCGAAGGGCTCGAGCAATTCGGCTGCGAGCATAGGGTCGGAGCGGTCGGTTCCGATAACGATAATGATGGTGGTTGGCCGCTCGCGGCGCAGCATGGAGAGGACATCGAGACAGTTGGGTGCCCGTAGATCCGCCAGCAGTACGGTATCGCCGAACTGTTGAAACCATTGTTCGAGTTCAGTTTGTTCTTCCAGCTGCTGGATCGCCGTGATGGAGGAGGCCACGCGGATGAAGCGCGAGGTCAGTTCTTCGTCGCGGGAATAAAGAAGGCTGGAGGGGAGTGTTCTCATCCGGCAACTTTCTCCTCAAGCAACGGCATGTAGAGATAAAATGTTGTGCCTCTTCCCGGTTCGCTGTCGACTTCAATGACGCCGTGATGCTCGCTGATGATTCCGTGCGCAACGGAGAGCCCCATTCCGGTACCCTCACTTTTGCTGGTAAAGAACGGATCGAAGATTTTCTGGAGATTCTCGCGGGCAATGCCTTTGCCGTTATCAGTGATTTGAATTCGGATACATTTCCGGGTAACGGCGCGGTCCGGTGTATCTCCGTTGGCAAAGCGATAGGCGCAGTTGAGGGTGCCGACGGTCAGGGTTCCATTTTCACCGATGGCATCGATGGCATTCAAAGCAAGGTTGATGAAGGCCTGTGAAAGCAGCTTGGCATCCCCAAAAATATCCGATTTATCCGCTTTGCAGTTGTTTTTCAGTTTGATGTTGTTCTGGGACAGTTGCTCATGAATCAGCTTGAGAGTCTGATCAACGGTCTCCTGCACATCCATGGGGACAAGGTGAGGCTTTGCGGGTTTTGAAAAACTGAGCAGTTCGTTAACGATACCATCAATACGCTCCACCTCATGGGCAACCAGCGAGGAGAAATCCTTGCGGAAATCTTCGTCGTTATAGCGGCGGGGCAACAGCTGGGTGAAGGTTTTAATGGTTACGAGCGGATTTTTTATTTCATGTGCCATACCGGCGGCCAGCGTGCCTACACTGGACAGCTGGTCGGACCGGCGCACCTGTTCTTCCAGTGCCTTGAGTTCTGTGATGTCGGTGAAGACCAGCAGTGCTCCCATAGGTTTGCCGTCATGCCCAAAAAGAAAGGCGGAGCTTATACGGATATATTTTGGGAAATCCTCGCTGTCTTCGTCAGGATAAAGCGTTGCGTCAATGTTGCGGACACCGTTTTCATTCTCGAGCGTGACTTCGAGAGCCAGATGAATTTCCCGTGGCAATACGGCAATATTTTCGCCGATGGCATTTTTTTCACCGATGCCGGTGATTTTCTGTGCTTCGTTGTTAAAGAGTGTGATTTTGCGGTTCGGGCTCGCTACCACAACGCCGCTGGCCAGCTGATCCAGCATGATCTCATTCTGGATCTTGCTATCCTGCATGGCGGTATAAAGCCGCGCATTTTCAAGAGCAACAGCAAACTGATTGCAGAGGATTTGAAGGGTATCCTGTTCTATTTTGTCATAGATCTGATTTTTGTTTTTTGGAGCGAGTAAAATCAGGCCAATGATCTGGGATTTTGAATATATTCCTGCGGCGACAGAGACCTCATAACAATTTAATGATTTTATTGCTGAGCATATTTCTGAAGTTTGCCGGATACGGGTTAAATGGTCAGAACTGATCGGTTCGTGGATCTTTTTCAGTAATGATGTTATGGGGTTGTCTGCGGGGAGCTGAAATTTTAATTCTGGCGATATATCAGTTTCCACATATTGATTATTTTGTTTGATGAGAATATGCAGTTTATCTGTTTTGTATGCCTCAGAAAGTAAAGCGTAAAAGTGTTGTAGTAAAGCGGCACTCGTAGTAACCGATTGGAATATTTCTCCAGCTTCTTTCAGGACACTTTGAACATTGAAAATATTAAAGGGTGTAAATATTTTTTCCGTAGCCCTGAGGAAGCGCTGTCGCGCGGGCAGCATGCAGAAAGCAACTGTTAGAGTTGAAATAAAATGACTGGGTCCAGCCAGACCGATCCCTAATAGTTCAAATAGCGTGCTCGCCACGTAAAATGTCAAATAATACACTATCCCCAAGAAAACAACGACCAGCGCATATGCAGATATACGCTGAAGAAGAGCTGATACAGTAAGAATACGGTGTACTGAGATGCCATATGCCACAATCCCGGAAACAGTGAGAACACTTCCTGCGTTGGCAACAGGTACCGAATTAGCAGATTGGGTAATGAGTCCGACGATAGTTCCTAAAAAAATTCCCACTACTAGTCCGGAAAGACAGGCGAAGATTAAGAAGTCCAGCTCGAGACGTTTTGATCCTTGAAGGGTTTTTCTGTCTTTTATTACATTAATACTTAAAGCAAAAATTGATCCCAGCATGTATATTAAGAAGAAGATAAAGGCTGGCCCGTAGTTGGGCTTGGCAATATTAATACTATTCTCAGGGTTGGGAAATTCAACCGATTCTGTAAAGGCAGGGAGGAAGCATAGTGCGACTGCGATAAAGTTTAGAAGGAGTTGATATTTGCATCGGTTGCTGATTTGTCTTCTAGATGCATTTGGAAATTTAATGGCCAATCTTAGTAACTGAAATGATGTTGGTAAGCATGATGAGATAGCTGAGGCTAGGTTTATATGAAAAATAGCTTGCGATTCTTCTGAAGAGTTTAATATTAGAATGTTGGCACACAGCCAAAGGACCATAAGAAATGCGGAAAGCAAGAAGGCCTGATTCACTCGACGATGTCTATTGGTGAAATAAACAATAACCCCTAGACAGAGATTGGCTGATAGTGCCAAAAATAAAATAAAGGTAAGTATAATCATGCTATACTTTCCCTAATATCAGGGAACTGTTTACCCCCCCGGTTCCATGGCTATTGATCAGCGAAAAATCGGCAACCGTTAATCGTTCTGATCTTGCTACAAAGTCAAGGTCGCACATTGGATCAGGAGTTTCCAAATTGGTTGTCGGCGGAATAGTGCTGTTCTTTAAGCTTAAGGCGGTCATGATCGACTGTATTGCCCCTCCTGCCGCTAAAGGATTCCCTGTTGATCCTTTTATTGAGGTTGTCGGAATGTGTTGAGCTTGAATGCCAAATACGTTTTTGATGGCCTGCACTTCGGAAATGTCTAAAAAGGGATCGCTGGACCCGTGGGCATTTATGCTGTTTATATCCGAAGGTAGTATAGAGGAGTTTTCTATTGCCATTTTCATGCTTCGTTCAAGTCCGACTGCCGGTAATGAGTTGATATTGCTTGAGGCCCCATATCCTAAGATTTCTGCATATGGCGATTTCCCCCGGTTTAGAGCATGATCATATGATTCGAGCACAAGCACTCCCGAACCTTCCGCGATCACACCGCCTGATCGCATAGAGTCGAATGGTCTGCTCATTTTTTCAGGGGGTAGGTTCGTGTTGTCGGCGAGCATGCCGGCAAACCCAAGTCCTGTAACGACCGACGGTATAATAACTGCATCCGTTCCTCCAACAATAGCAGTGTCACAAATCCCTTCGCGGATTAAGCGCGCACCTTCGGCAACTGCATCTAATCCACCGGTGCAGCTGTTGGATATGACTGAAATTTTTGTCTCTATGCCCAGCATAGAACTGATAAAACTTGGAGCGATAACATGAACGCATGCTGAAACAGTAGGCAGGCCTTTCGTAATGCCTTTGTCGACTAAACGACGAGTATGTTGTTCGACTAAATCAAGCCCGCCTAAACTGATCCCTAAAACGATGGGAAGAGAATCAATCTCCTTCAGGTTCTCAGAGTCTAATTTAGCATCTTTTAGGGCCATTACTGTTGCTGCAGCTGCCAATTGAGTATTTCGGCTTTGTCGTTTGGGTTTTAATGATCGATCGATAAAGTCTTCAGGTTTGAATCCGGTAACTTCTCCTGCAATTTTCCAAGGAATGTCTGAGGCATCAAACTGGGTGATGGGCCCGATGCCGGATTCGCCGGCGAGGAGAGAGTTCCAGAAGGCGTCTTTGCCAATGCCATTGGCGGCGAGCACTCCAACGCCGGTTACTACCACTCTGTTTTTGCCGATCACGCGTTTCTGTCCCCTTATCTAGATTTAAGCGTATCCTTATGTAGCGGAATCGGGTGTCGGCCGCAATCATAGATGATAAGTCTGTATATATATTGGTGTACAATTTTGTACATCAAATATCAATATGTAGTATATATCAAGTGTTTTTATACAACCTGTAGGTAAAAAATATAGGTGACCAATGGCATATCAAATGCTACAAACAGCCCGGTTTTTTAATGGCCATTTATAGAGGGGTACATATGAACAAGAATCACAAGCTATTTGTGTCTGGGATCTGCGCTGGGCTTTTTGTGTTGTCTCGCGCTGTTATGGCGGACGGCTACCGCAATCCGCCGCCGACCGCCGAGGGGATTGCAAAATCGGGCGTGAATTCGGTGTGGGTGGATGATGCCTCGGCGATTTCCTATAACCCGGCCAATCTGGCCTTTCAGACCAATCAGTCTTTTGTGCTTTCGACAACCTTTGCCCGCACGGAAAACACATATCAGAACCCGTTGGCACCTAATGCTTTTGAGTCGGATGGGGAGTGGAATTATCTGCCAAATATATACTACGCTCTACCTTTGGGGGATCGGTGCTCGGTGGGCTTAGGGATTAATACTCCCTATGGGCAGGGGCTCTCTTGGGATAAAGATGACTTCGCACCATTTGTCACTGCGCCGGGTGTTTTTGTGCCCTACGAAGCTCAGATGATGATGATCAATTTCAATCCAACGGTTGCGGCAAAACTAACTGACACTCTGGCGCTTGGAGCCGGTCTGAATGTAGCTTATTCCCAACTTACCCTTAAAGCTTTGCAGGGGACTCCGGGGCCGACTGTTGAGGTTGAAGGTGAGGGTGACGGCTGGGGAGTTGGGGCAAACCTTGGTTTGACCTGGAATCCTGTGGAAGGGCAGCGTTTGACGCTGACCTACCGAAACCAAATGCAGATCGACTATGAGGGTGATTTTAAAGTAGACGGTGCGGGAGCCGGAACCTTTGAAACTGAAATCAAGCTACCCAACATCATTGGTGTTGGGTATGGATTTGCCTTGAACGACAAAGTGCAGATTGAAGCATTGGTGGAGTGGCTGCAGTGGTCTTTGAATGATTCGCAGAAGCTTGTGGCGGGAGCTCCGGCCCCTGATCTTGAAAACAACTGGGATGACACGTTCACCTTCGGTATTGGCGGCAGCTGGCAGGCGCTGGATTCGTTGGTTGTTCGTGCGGGCTATGCCTTCATTCCGAGCCCGATTCCAGATGAAACCATTACGCCGCTATTGCCGGATGCGGATCGTCATGCCGTCAGTTTCGGCTTGGGGTATACCCGCGGCGCTCACACGATTGATCTGGCTTATACGGTTAGTATTTATGAAGATCGCAGTGCTCCGGTTTCCAATCTGAGCGGAGCGGGCATTTATGATATTGATTCCAACCTGATTGGTCTGACATACTCTATTGCGTTTTAGGGAATTCTCATGATCGCTGATTGCAAGGACAAAAAAGGTAAGGTACTGGTCATTGATGATGAACGCGGACCGCGTGAAAGTCTGCGTATGGTGCTGAAGTATGATTACGATATGGTGCTCGCGGAGCGGGTCGATGCCGGAATTAATGCTCTGCGAGAACATAATCCGGATCTGGTCATCATGGATATCCGCATGCCTGAAAAAAGCGGTATTGAAGGGTTGCAAGAGATCCGCGAGATCAATCCGAATGTCTCGATTGTGATGCTCACGGGTTATGGAGATCTAGAGACGGCGCAGCAGGCTATCCGTTACGGAGCAAATGATTATCTCCAAAAGCCGTTTGATACCGATGAGATTCAGGCGGTAGTTAAAAAATATGTGGACCGAACCAAGCTGAATTCCCGCAAAAAACAGGCGCAGGAAGAGCTGAATAAAATGACGCAGTCACTCAGCCGCGAAGTGGGAAAGACGAACAAGCTGACTTCGCTCGGAGCGGCCTCTTCCGAGCTGGTTCGTGACTTGCGCAATCCGCTGACGATCATTCGCGGTTATCTGGATCTGCTGAATTATGAACTGAAGGAAAAGCGCGATTCCACTTCGGATGAAATGAGTGAGTATCTTGATCAGATCGAACGGAATGTGGAACGCTGTGCAGAACTGGTGGAATCCTGGCGCGCACTGGGCCGATTCGATTTTTCCCAGATGCAACGGGTGAATTTGCCGAAGCTGATGAACGATTGTTTTCGGGATGCGGCTGCACACTCTGAAATCTCTTTTTCGGTTCAGGTTGATGGTGCTGAAGATCAGTATGAAATGTTGGGTGAGCGACTGCAGATCAAGCGGGCGCTGCAGAATCTGATCGATAATGCGGTTACCGCAGTTGATAGCGAGTTTGCTCCGGGCATTACGGTTGAATTTTCTCTTTCGAACTCAGACATCGATCTGAAAGTGAAAGATAACGGATGCGGTGTGGACACTTCCACACTGCGTTGGATCTTTGAACCTTTTGATAATACTGCGACCATTGAAAAAGGGGCAGGCCTAGGTCTGTTCATCACCAAGAAGGTGCTTGAAGAGCACCGCGGGTCGCTCGTCTTTGAGAGTCGTGTTGGAGAGGGCAGTATTGTATCGGTCCGCGTACCTCAGGCCCACACGGCTCTCGGCTATTTTTCCAGTCCTGCTTCACTGGCACAGGCCTGATCTGACTCATGTCTGTACATTCCGCCATCGAAGCTTGGGAAGCCCAATTGGGTGCGGATGCGGTTATTCACGATATCCAGGCCTTGGAAAAGTATACGCGCAGCGTGTGTGCCTCTGAGCGACAGGTTGTTGCCGTCCTCAAACCGGTAAGTCACGAGCAGGTCGAACAGATTATCGAGGCGGCAAATGCCCATCGCGTTCCGCTCTATCCCATCAGTCGGGGCAAGCAGTGGGGTATGGGTTCGAAACTTCCAGTTCGCGACGGTGTTGCAATTGTCGACCTTTCAGGACTGGACCGAATCCTTGAAATCAACGAGCAGTTTCACTATGCCGTCGTCGAGCCCGGTGTGACCCAGCGACAGCTGCTGGATCATATCGCTGAAAATCAGCTTGATCTGATGCTCAATGTTACAGGGTCAACCTCCGATACCAGCCTCATCGGAAATGCAATGGACCGCGGCGTCGGGTATTTTGATACGCGGGCGCATGGAATCTCCAACATGCGGATTGTTCTGGGGAACGGAGCAACCATACAGACCGGATTCGGCCATTTTGAACATGCACAAACGCAGAATCTTTACAGGCATGGGGTCGGTCCCTCGCTCGATGGGTTGTTTCCGCAGGGAAACTTCGGTATTGTTACGTCCGCCTGCATCGATCTGATGCCTAAGCCTGAAGAGCATCTGGCCGTCATTGTAAAAATTGATGTGGAGGAGAAACTGCCTTTACTTGTTGATACGCTCAAAGCTCTTCGTTCCCGGGGGATTTTTACCACGATTGCGCATATCGGAAACCGGGAGCGTTCCTATATTACCCTTGCGCCGTTGTTGTACGAACAACTGTTGAAAAACGGTGAGCCGGAAAGCGAGGCCACGCGCAGTAAAACGATTCGGCTTCTGGAAGATGGCGGCTTCGGGCCGTGGAGTGCTGCGATCGGCGTGCTTGGAACCAAAGCGCAGCTCAAGTTAGCGCGACGTGAGCTTAAAAAAGCATTTTCAGGATTTGCAAAGACCATGTTTCTGAATGATGCATTGGTTGCTTCGGCAGAAAAATATTTGTCAAAATTTTCGTTTTTTCCTGCGCTGAAAACGCAACTGATGATGTTACGGGCCGTGAAACCGGTTTACGGTTACACCGGCGGCCGTGCAACCGATAAATCGCTGTGTTCGGTTTTCTGGGCGGCTGGCGATTTTCAGCGATTGGAAGAGCCGAACCCCGACGATTCTGATTCCGGTATTCTGTTCTGCCTGCCCATTTTTCCCGCCTCTGGAAAAGAAGTGGCTGAGGGGGTTGAAGAAACCCGAAAAATCTTTTCGGCGCATGGCTTCGAAGCGGCCATCACGGTTAATCTGATGGATACTAAGGCGATGGAGGGGGTTGTCAGCCTTTCCTTCAACCGGACGGATAAAAAGCAGACTGCCCGGGCGCAGGCCTGTATTCAGGCGATGGAAACCCGATATATGGAAATGGGCTATCCGCCCTACCGCGTCGGGATCAATTCGATGCACCAGGTCGTACATGAAAATGATCCGTTCTGGCAAACCATCCGCGATCTAAAATCAGCACTCGATCCCAATGGAATCATAGCCCCCGGCCGATACAACCTTATTTAGCTTTTCCTGAACGGCAAAACTCCCGTCAGTCCATGCAAGGTTGGCAATTCGTATTGTAAAAGATTCAGTTCCTGCTAATCTGCTAACAGCATGGAAACGCTGGGGAGTGTTGTATGACGGGGAGGGGTGCCATCTGTATTCTGATTGCCTATCTGCTTGGTGGAATCTGTAGCGGATATTGCCCGGTTAGCCTGAAGACGAGGACCGATATCTGTGAGGTCGGAAGCGGGAGAGTCGGAGCACGCAATGTCGGTCGGATTCTGGGCCGGCCGGGTTTTTCGGCTGCCTTGGCGGCAGATGCGCTGAAAGGCTTTGTCGCTGTTCTTCTTGCGCAAAATTCGGAACTTCCCGAAGCAGTGGTTTTTCTGGTTCTGGTGTCAGTTGTTGCGGGGCATGTCTGGCCGGTTTTTATTCAATTTCGCGGGGGGCGGGGTATTGCCCCGGCGATCGGAGCTTATCTTGCGTTCGACGTGATAATTGCCCTGCTTCCTCTCGGTCTTGCCCTCTTGTTGATGCTTTTCCGCCAGAGTTTTATCCTCAGCGGTCTGGCCGCTTTTCTGATTCTTCCGAGCGTGGCTTATGCTCTTGTAATGCCCGCCCATTGTGTTGCTGCGCTTACAACGGTTGCGGCGATTATACTTTTTACTCACCGCGACCGGATTCGGAAGGAATTTGCGGCGGCCCAGCCGCGGAAGGAGGCATAAATGGGACTACTCGCCGGATTTATCTATAAGGTTGCACGGGAAGACTGGGAAATAGAGGCGGTTGACGCACTCAATTATAAAACATTCGTGGAAGAAATCCCCCAGCATGAGGCCAATCCGGAGCGTAAGCTGAGAGATAGGTTTCATGAGGAAAACACCTATATAATCTGTGTTCATGAAGATCAGCGCGTGCTGGCCGGAATGATTGCCTTCCGTAATAAGCGTCCGTTTTCACTCGATAAAAAACTGGAGAATCTGGATTCCTATTTGCCGCCGGACCGCTCGCTCTGTGAAATCCGTTTGTTGGCGGTTGAAGAGGAATTCCGTTATACCCGGATCTCGCAGGGCCTGATTGCGACGCTGGTGCAGCATGCGATTGACTGCGGGCACGATCTGGCCGTCATTTCCGGTACTGTGCGGCAAATCAAACTCTATAAATTCCTAGGGTTCATTTCATTCGGTCCGCTGGTCGGTATCGAGAAGGCGCAGTATCAGCCGATGTATCTCACGCTCGAAGCATACAAAGGTCTGAAAACGCGCTCCCGTTCTTTCGCGATAGATGAGCCGGAGCTCGCCACCGATGATACCATGCTATTCAATTTTCTGCCCGGTCCGGTAGATTTCGGGAAACAGGTGGTGGAGGTTTATAAAGAAAAACCGAGTTCGCACCGCGGGAATGATTTTGTAAACGATTTTCAGAACAGCCGGAAACTGCTGTGCGAGCTGGTCGGATCCCGGCAGGTGCAGATTCTGATGGGACCGGGAACACTCGCCAATGATGCGGTAGCGGGCCAGTTATCGCTGTTGTGTTCCACCGGTCTGATTCTGGTGAGCGGCGAATTCGGCCATCGCCTCACCAAAAATGCCAACGGGGCGAAGCTGTTTTTCCATACTCTGGAAATCCCGGAAGGGGAATCCTTCTCCCGAAAAATGATCGAACAGCAGTTTAAGCAACATCCTGAAATCGACTGGGTTTGGGCGACGCATTGCGAAACGTCAACGGGAGTTCTGCATGATATCGAAATGCTTCAGAGCGTTTGTGAAGCCCACGAAGCAAAGCTGTGTCTGGACTGCATCAGTTCACTCGGCACAGTTCCGGTGGACCTTTCTGGGGTCTATCTGGCCTCGGGAACCAGTGGAAAAGGGCTGGCTTCCATTTCCGGACTCTGCATGGTGTTTCATAATCACGATCTGCAGCCGGAACCGGATGATCTGCCGTGTGTACTGGATCTGGGAATTTATCAGAAACAGGCGGGAATTCCGTTTACCATTCAATCCAATCTGGTCTATGCCCTGCTCGCAGCACTGCAATCACACGACTGGAAAAAACGTTTTGCGGATGTGCGCGACTGGTCTGCCAGTATCCGGCGGAAACTGGCCGAAATCGACGCCCCGATTCTGGCACCGGATTCCTGTGCGATGCCGGCCGTGGTTACCATTGCTTTGCCGGAAATGCACTCCTCGGAGCGTATCGGTGATAAACTAAAAGAGCATG
This region of Pontiella agarivorans genomic DNA includes:
- a CDS encoding glycerol-3-phosphate acyltransferase, with amino-acid sequence MTGRGAICILIAYLLGGICSGYCPVSLKTRTDICEVGSGRVGARNVGRILGRPGFSAALAADALKGFVAVLLAQNSELPEAVVFLVLVSVVAGHVWPVFIQFRGGRGIAPAIGAYLAFDVIIALLPLGLALLLMLFRQSFILSGLAAFLILPSVAYALVMPAHCVAALTTVAAIILFTHRDRIRKEFAAAQPRKEA
- a CDS encoding beta-ketoacyl-[acyl-carrier-protein] synthase family protein produces the protein MIGKNRVVVTGVGVLAANGIGKDAFWNSLLAGESGIGPITQFDASDIPWKIAGEVTGFKPEDFIDRSLKPKRQSRNTQLAAAATVMALKDAKLDSENLKEIDSLPIVLGISLGGLDLVEQHTRRLVDKGITKGLPTVSACVHVIAPSFISSMLGIETKISVISNSCTGGLDAVAEGARLIREGICDTAIVGGTDAVIIPSVVTGLGFAGMLADNTNLPPEKMSRPFDSMRSGGVIAEGSGVLVLESYDHALNRGKSPYAEILGYGASSNINSLPAVGLERSMKMAIENSSILPSDINSINAHGSSDPFLDISEVQAIKNVFGIQAQHIPTTSIKGSTGNPLAAGGAIQSIMTALSLKNSTIPPTTNLETPDPMCDLDFVARSERLTVADFSLINSHGTGGVNSSLILGKV
- a CDS encoding FAD-binding oxidoreductase; the encoded protein is MSVHSAIEAWEAQLGADAVIHDIQALEKYTRSVCASERQVVAVLKPVSHEQVEQIIEAANAHRVPLYPISRGKQWGMGSKLPVRDGVAIVDLSGLDRILEINEQFHYAVVEPGVTQRQLLDHIAENQLDLMLNVTGSTSDTSLIGNAMDRGVGYFDTRAHGISNMRIVLGNGATIQTGFGHFEHAQTQNLYRHGVGPSLDGLFPQGNFGIVTSACIDLMPKPEEHLAVIVKIDVEEKLPLLVDTLKALRSRGIFTTIAHIGNRERSYITLAPLLYEQLLKNGEPESEATRSKTIRLLEDGGFGPWSAAIGVLGTKAQLKLARRELKKAFSGFAKTMFLNDALVASAEKYLSKFSFFPALKTQLMMLRAVKPVYGYTGGRATDKSLCSVFWAAGDFQRLEEPNPDDSDSGILFCLPIFPASGKEVAEGVEETRKIFSAHGFEAAITVNLMDTKAMEGVVSLSFNRTDKKQTARAQACIQAMETRYMEMGYPPYRVGINSMHQVVHENDPFWQTIRDLKSALDPNGIIAPGRYNLI
- a CDS encoding sensor histidine kinase, which produces MIADCKDKKGKVLVIDDERGPRESLRMVLKYDYDMVLAERVDAGINALREHNPDLVIMDIRMPEKSGIEGLQEIREINPNVSIVMLTGYGDLETAQQAIRYGANDYLQKPFDTDEIQAVVKKYVDRTKLNSRKKQAQEELNKMTQSLSREVGKTNKLTSLGAASSELVRDLRNPLTIIRGYLDLLNYELKEKRDSTSDEMSEYLDQIERNVERCAELVESWRALGRFDFSQMQRVNLPKLMNDCFRDAAAHSEISFSVQVDGAEDQYEMLGERLQIKRALQNLIDNAVTAVDSEFAPGITVEFSLSNSDIDLKVKDNGCGVDTSTLRWIFEPFDNTATIEKGAGLGLFITKKVLEEHRGSLVFESRVGEGSIVSVRVPQAHTALGYFSSPASLAQA
- a CDS encoding OmpP1/FadL family transporter; the protein is MNKNHKLFVSGICAGLFVLSRAVMADGYRNPPPTAEGIAKSGVNSVWVDDASAISYNPANLAFQTNQSFVLSTTFARTENTYQNPLAPNAFESDGEWNYLPNIYYALPLGDRCSVGLGINTPYGQGLSWDKDDFAPFVTAPGVFVPYEAQMMMINFNPTVAAKLTDTLALGAGLNVAYSQLTLKALQGTPGPTVEVEGEGDGWGVGANLGLTWNPVEGQRLTLTYRNQMQIDYEGDFKVDGAGAGTFETEIKLPNIIGVGYGFALNDKVQIEALVEWLQWSLNDSQKLVAGAPAPDLENNWDDTFTFGIGGSWQALDSLVVRAGYAFIPSPIPDETITPLLPDADRHAVSFGLGYTRGAHTIDLAYTVSIYEDRSAPVSNLSGAGIYDIDSNLIGLTYSIAF
- a CDS encoding ATP-binding protein, translated to MIILTFILFLALSANLCLGVIVYFTNRHRRVNQAFLLSAFLMVLWLCANILILNSSEESQAIFHINLASAISSCLPTSFQLLRLAIKFPNASRRQISNRCKYQLLLNFIAVALCFLPAFTESVEFPNPENSINIAKPNYGPAFIFFLIYMLGSIFALSINVIKDRKTLQGSKRLELDFLIFACLSGLVVGIFLGTIVGLITQSANSVPVANAGSVLTVSGIVAYGISVHRILTVSALLQRISAYALVVVFLGIVYYLTFYVASTLFELLGIGLAGPSHFISTLTVAFCMLPARQRFLRATEKIFTPFNIFNVQSVLKEAGEIFQSVTTSAALLQHFYALLSEAYKTDKLHILIKQNNQYVETDISPELKFQLPADNPITSLLKKIHEPISSDHLTRIRQTSEICSAIKSLNCYEVSVAAGIYSKSQIIGLILLAPKNKNQIYDKIEQDTLQILCNQFAVALENARLYTAMQDSKIQNEIMLDQLASGVVVASPNRKITLFNNEAQKITGIGEKNAIGENIAVLPREIHLALEVTLENENGVRNIDATLYPDEDSEDFPKYIRISSAFLFGHDGKPMGALLVFTDITELKALEEQVRRSDQLSSVGTLAAGMAHEIKNPLVTIKTFTQLLPRRYNDEDFRKDFSSLVAHEVERIDGIVNELLSFSKPAKPHLVPMDVQETVDQTLKLIHEQLSQNNIKLKNNCKADKSDIFGDAKLLSQAFINLALNAIDAIGENGTLTVGTLNCAYRFANGDTPDRAVTRKCIRIQITDNGKGIARENLQKIFDPFFTSKSEGTGMGLSVAHGIISEHHGVIEVDSEPGRGTTFYLYMPLLEEKVAG
- a CDS encoding ATP-binding protein is translated as MRTLPSSLLYSRDEELTSRFIRVASSITAIQQLEEQTELEQWFQQFGDTVLLADLRAPNCLDVLSMLRRERPTTIIIVIGTDRSDPMLAAELLEPFARTSFEPERRALQALLKQAIECQMLRQKTRILEEELTKLNARKSEQRPQPRSFFSAPLQNFSKAQRNFDNVDALFESVVEGLVATARVSRAGIFIQPDPQADYIFQAGTRCLAATEQLSIHPHDAFIRWLEMNTHLVSRKTLENIADPQERAMLKQMLDSLGGEIIIPIYAAGRIKGWIFVGQRSTGIPFEVADLEDLTGLADHISTTLEKAFQYEETALQKALAETVLHSIPFGIVACDEKATIRWFNSSAREILKPEETDIIGRRVETLGSRIADLFRRTIGNQTAHDVTEWTDNRTKLTVSAETRCLTDNAGCVGAMMMLRDITGAKLLQEKEEQLERASFWNELASSMSHEIRNPLVAIKTFSQMLPERYEDPDFRAEFSKEVNHEVDRLNQIVDKINEFANPPKPAFQPVDIRKPIEHAVTRIQNELDHDNLKIHLSADDSSLMVYGAPTSLEEGVYHLLKNAAENLANKPGSRVNVTVKGRSPDKQTGSIYLIITDNGSGIDESIRDKVFSPFSTIKARGLGLGLPIAKRAVIDHNGQIDIDTSSGGTTITILFPALEDEV